The Ziziphus jujuba cultivar Dongzao chromosome 7, ASM3175591v1 genome includes a region encoding these proteins:
- the LOC107425290 gene encoding anthocyanidin 3-O-glucosyltransferase 6, whose protein sequence is MKKAELVFIPLPFLSHLKPAIEIAKNLVKFDRNLSISMFLMKSPLPDTKLEAYIDSLEASPPKLERINFIILQNDYVVTYVNLNLIMNSFMEHQKPRVKNAVTKLIQSQNCRLAGFFIDQMCASMIDVAQEFEVPTYVFCTVSAAYVSLIFHLQTLGDQRNIDLSGLKTDPDAELVFPGFVNPVPGQILPDLLLDKVGISLYLDQFRSFREAKGIIVNTFTELEPHAFNSLSNGELPPVYPVGPILNLVRDDDDHGQARFNNGDSSESEIIKWLDDQPSSSVVFLCFGNLGGFSEDQVKEIAKALQKCGIQFLWSLRQRPSLEHDQTVEANTFIDTVHLMLQKSTNPTAKMGKIIGWAPQIAILSHPAIGGFVSHCGWNSILESLWFGVPIATWPLFGDQPLNAFELVKELGLAVEIKMNNSKYFMSDEDGMIVSSVEIEKGIRKVMENDSIIRKKVKEISEKCRKTMIDGGSSHSSLERLINNIRDNLA, encoded by the coding sequence ATGAAGAAAGCAGAGTTGGTATTCATCCCCCTTCCATTCTTGAGCCACCTTAAACCTGCGATAGAGATTGCAAAAAACCTAGTCAAATTTGATCGCAACCTTTCCATTTCAATGTTCCTCATGAAATCACCTCTTCCAGACACCAAGTTGGAAGCCTACATCGATTCTCTTGAAGCATCCCCGCCGAAATTGGAGCGTATAAACTTCATCATCCTTCAAAATGATTATGTGGTTACATATGTCAacctcaacctcatcatgaacTCATTCATGGAGCATCAGAAACCCCGAGTCAAAAACGCCGTCACCAAACTCATCCAATCTCAGAATTGTCGACTCGCCGGATTCTTTATCGACCAGATGTGCGCATCCATGATAGATGTGGCTCAAGAATTTGAAGTTCCCACTTACGTATTCTGCACGGTAAGTGCAGCATACGTTAGCCTTATTTTCCACCTCCAAACACTTGGTGACCAACGTAACATTGACCTATCCGGGTTAAAAACTGACCCGGATGCTGAGTTGGTCTTTCCCGGCTTTGTCAATCCGGTACCGGGTCAAATCCTGCCCGATTTGTTGCTGGACAAGGTTGGAATCTCCTTGTATCTGGATCAGTTTAGAAGTTTCAGGGAAGCCAAAGGTATTATTGTCAATACGTTCACGGAGTTAGAGCCCCATGCATTCAATTCTTTATCCAATGGTGAATTGCCACCTGTTTATCCGGTGGGACCTATCTTAAACCTGGTACgcgatgatgatgatcatggcCAAGCGAGGTTCAACAATGGAGACTCATCAGAGTCCGAGATAATCAAGTGGCTTGATGATCAACCCTCTTCATCGGTAGTGTTCCTGTGCTTCGGGAACTTAGGAGGCTTCAGTGAGGATCAAGTCAAAGAGATCGCAAAAGCACTTCAAAAGTGTGGGATTCAATTCCTGTGGTCCCTACGTCAACGGCCATCTTTAGAACATGATCAGACCGTTGAAGCAAATACGTTTATAGATACAGTGCACCTCATGCTTCAAAAGTCCACCAATCCGACGGCTAAGATGGGGAAGATCATAGGGTGGGCCCCACAGATCGCCATCCTCTCCCATCCAGCGATCGGAGGGTTCGTATCACATTGCGGGTGGAATTCTATACTGGAGAGCTTATGGTTCGGTGTGCCAATTGCCACGTGGCCATTATTTGGAGATCAACCGTTGAATGCGTTTGAGTTGGTAAAGGAGTTGGGATTAGCGGTTGAGATTAAAATGAATAACTCGAAGTATTTTATGAGCGATGAAGATGGAATGATAGTTAGTAGCGTAGAGATTGAGAAGGGAATAAGAAAAGTGATGGAAAACGACAGCATAAtaagaaagaaagtaaaagagATAAGTGAAAAGTGTAGGAAGACGATGATCGACGGTGGATCTTCACACTCTTCTCTGGAGCGTTTGATCAATAACATCAGAGACAATTTGGCTTAA
- the LOC107425298 gene encoding lipase-like PAD4: protein MEAQASSFEIGEMLSTFLASTPLLSEAWRLCSLASTTAPMRFVSELIGDVGYVAFSGIQMVDVSEPASCREMVPLESASGLIGGLFHPLLSAHNEGEEPLMLQGGLLKLFFGCQNFRDQVLAVLEKSKSMVFTGHSFGGSIASLYALWLLCYLHSSSSSIPIFCITFGSPLLGNESFSRAILRERWGGNFCHVVSKHDIMPRLLFAPLLTHQLHLLLNHWHLSMASQQIGNPAGVLQVPDEDKAEFLRFVLAYLERASQLAVEGERREMFWPFGSYLFCSKEGGICLENAVSVIKMMHLMVATVSLDECIMDHLNYGDYIGNFSSQFLKRRNFMQGGLGPCSSYEAGLALALQSSGLAWQEPAATPAKECLKMARRSDRKPILNCANLAVTISKMMPYRALLGWYKTFCDESDDQMGYYDSFKQSGSSKKGHKVNMIRHKLAIFWNKVIRMLENNELPYDFHKRGKWVNAAHFYQLLVEPLDIAEYYRWGTHKVEGHYLEHGRERRHQIFDKWWNEKTALNGEGNNKRSEFASWTQDSCFWARVEEAREWLANLRSENDPRKKELLWENINNFERYASNLVERMEVSKDVVAKNSSYTLWVEDLRELKSQVQQIRP from the exons ATGGAAGCTCAAGCTTCATC GTTTGAAATCGGCGAAATGCTTTCAACATTTCTGGCATCGACTCCACTGCTATCCGAGGCATGGAGACTATGCAGCTTAGCCAGTACAACTGCTCCGATGAGGTTCGTTTCCGAGCTCATCGGAGATGTGGGTTACGTGGCTTTTTCCGGTATCCAAATGGTCGATGTTTCGGAACCAGCCAGTTGCAGAGAGATGGTGCCGTTAGAAAGTGCCAGCGGCCTAATCGGAGGTCTTTTTCATCCATTGTTGAGTGCTCATAACGAAGGTGAAGAACCACTTATGTTGCAGGGAGGGCTTCTAAAACTCTTCTTTGGTTGCCAAAATTTCCGAGATCAG GTTTTGGCGGTATTGGAGAAAAGCAAATCGATGGTCTTCACAGGCCATTCCTTTGGAGGATCAATTGCTTCTCTGTATGCTCTTTGGCTCCTCTGCTACCTCCATTCCTCATCTTCTTCAATCCCAATTTTCTGCATCACCTTCGGCTCGCCATTGCTAGGCAACGAGTCTTTTTCCCGGGCCATACTAAGAGAAAGATGGGGTGGAAATTTCTGCCATGTTGTCTCAAAGCACGACATAATGCCAAGGCTACTTTTTGCTCCACTGCTCACTCATCAGCTGCATTTACTTCTAAATCATTGGCATCTTTCCATGGCGTCTCAACAGATAGGAAACCCCGCTGGAGTTCTCCAAGTCCCCGACGAAGATAAAGCCGAGTTCCTTAGGTTCGTGTTGGCTTATTTGGAAAGGGCATCACAGTTGGCAGTGGAAGGGGAAAGGAGGGAAATGTTTTGGCCATTTGGGAGCTACTTGTTCTGTTCCAAAGAAGGCGGAATTTGCTTGGAGAATGCAGTATCTGTGATAAAGATGATGCATTTGATGGTTGCAACTGTTTCTCTTGATGAATGCATTATGGATCATCTTAATTATGGAGATTATATTGGGAATTTTTCTTCACAGTTCCTCAAGAGGAGGAACTTCATGCAAGGTGGATTAGGTCCTTGTTCAAGCTATGAAGCGGGGCTTGCCTTGGCATTGCAGTCCTCAGGACTAGCTTGGCAG GAACCAGCTGCTACACCAGCCAAAGAATGCCTAAAGATGGCAAGGCGATCAGACCGGAAACCAATTCTGAACTGTGCTAACCTTGCTGTAACTATATCAAAGATGATGCCTTACAGAGCTCTACTGGGGTGGTACAAAACATTTTGTGACGAATCCGATGATCAGATGGGGTACTATGATTCCTTCAAGCAAAGTGGATCATCAAAAAAGGGTCACAAAGTCAACATGATCAGGCACAAGCTTGCAATCTTTTGGAATAAGGTGATCAGAATGTTGGAAAACAATGAATTGCCTTATGATTTTCATAAGAGAGGAAAATGGGTTAATGCTGCCCATTTCTACCAGCTGCTAGTTGAGCCATTGGACATTGCAGAGTACTATAGGTGGGGTACACACAAGGTCGAAGGCCATTACTTGGAGCATGGAAGAGAAAGGAGGCATCAGATTTTCGATAAATGGTGGAATGAGAAAACAGCGTTGAATGGGGAAGGAAATAACAAGAGAAGCGAGTTTGCGAGTTGGACTCAGGACTCGTGCTTTTGGGCAAGGGTAGAGGAGGCAAGAGAATGGCTTGCTAATCTCAGAAGTGAGAATGATCCTAGGAAGAAGGAGCTGCTATGGGAGAATATCAATAATTTCGAAAGGTATGCGAGTAATTTGGTCGAAAGGATGGAGGTCTCTAAAGATGTTGTAGCTAAAAATTCTAGCTACACTTTATGGGTAGAAGATCTTAGAGAACTGAAATCACAGGTGCAGCAGATCAGGCCTTAG
- the LOC132804480 gene encoding amino-acid permease BAT1 homolog, giving the protein MTLFQKPASFCNNNSLRFGILKVYALSRDKGIPFSSVWRNMHPKYKVPANAVWLCAAICILLGLPILKVNVAFTAITSICTIGWVGGYAVPIFARLIMSDEYFKAGPFYMGKARRPICLVAVLWISYTCSVFLLPTYYPVSWDTFNYAPVAVGVGLGLIMLWWVLDARKWFKGTS; this is encoded by the coding sequence ATGACCTTGTTCCAAAAGCCTGCAAGCTTTTGTAATAATAACTCACTGCGATTTGGAATTCTTAAGGTATACGCTCTATCAAGAGACAAAGGCATTCCATTTTCATCTGTATGGCGAAACATGCACCCAAAATACAAAGTTCCAGCCAATGCAGTGTGGCTTTGTGCTGCCATCTGCATCCTTCTTGGACTTCCAATCTTGAAAGTCAATGTAGCCTTCACTGCTATAACTTCCATATGCACGATCGGATGGGTAGGTGGCTATGCAGTTCCAATCTTCGCAAGGCTGATAATGTCTGATGAATACTTCAAGGCTGGACCTTTTTATATGGGGAAAGCAAGAAGGCCAATTTGCTTGGTGGCCGTCCTATGGATTTCTTATACCTGCTCTGTCTTCCTTTTGCCAACTTACTATCCAGTCTCCTGGGATACATTCAATTATGCACCTGTTGCTGTTGGTGTTGGATTGGGTCTGATAATGCTTTGGTGGGTCTTGGATGCAAGGAAATGGTTCAAAGGGACCAGTTAG
- the LOC132804479 gene encoding uncharacterized protein LOC132804479, with amino-acid sequence MEFIFVLPGWEGYAADSKVLRNALSRPNGLRVQTGCYYLVDADYTNDEGFLAPYRGTRYHISEWRNGCAPINHEEYFNMKHASARNVIERCFGVLKKQLAILKSPSFYLIATQIKIITTCCLIHNFIRREMIIDPGEVEFDRSDDVDISIEDDFIGSISSSDQWTHWRDDLAKQMFDEWRGRRSH; translated from the exons atggaatttatatttgtattgccTGGTTGGGAAGGTTATGCTGCAGATTCAAAAGTACTCCGAAatgcattaagtaggccaaatggGTTAAGGGTACAAACCG gttgttattacttagtggatgctGATTACACTAATGATGAAGGgtttcttgcaccatatagaGGAACAAGATATCACATTTCTGAGTGGAGAAATGGTTGTGCACCCATAAATCAtgaagagtatttcaacatgaagcatgcatctgcTAGGAATGTCATTGAAAGATGTTTTGGGGTTCTTAAAAAGCAGTTGGCAATTTTAAAAAGTCCATCTTTCTATCTTATTGCAACACAAATCAAGATAATTACCACATGTTGCCttatacataattttattagaagagaaatgataATTGATCCTGGGGAAGTTGAGTTTGATAGGAGTGATGATGTTGACATTAGTATCGAGGATGACTTTATAGGATCGATTTCTTCATCGGACCAATGGACCCACTGGAGAGATGATttagctaagcaaatgtttgATGAGTGGAGAGGTCGTCGTAGTCATTAG